TACATGTTGGTttttactgatcacattgtccccttttaatttcgagccaaacaaatgaggtaaaacaaagaaaattgtgatttcattccagcgccaacaatgcgtgtattagctcaccGATTGTATAACATGTATTTTTGTGCAGAGCATCACAcagctgggatgtacaaacaagacgtaagatgaataacaatatgcacagtttATACATTAAGACGTACAaggaatagcgatatgcatacaatTTATACATAACTGATTCAATGATATAAACGCATGTACGGGTGAGCTGACATTCACGAGACGTGTTAACAAGCACTCAATCGgggaactctgaataaaactggaGCTCcctggttttaatataaaaacttaatttttactgtaattaaagcacttcaggcttagtctttcatgtggtattttagtacaccactgggcaattacaatcatgcaagatgtagaaattcaagaaaaactgAGGGAGTCACTGTGTAGCAAATCACATATTACGGCTTTAAACAAATGTTATTACCTCGCTAGTTTTAGATCATGCATGGTGCTTGGAGAAACTtggtagtcacctgctccgcagtcgaatgaaatgaaatgaaatgaattatgTAATATGAAAATGTTAGAAGTACTAAAATTGTTCGAAATtgtgaacaaaatgttttttaaaggatttaaaaaaggcttaggaaaaagaAGGTTGTTTTCTCAAGTCTCCCTGGCCAACCTGTTGTACCCAAAGGTTAACTTTCCCACCAGGTTTCAAAACAATTCAAGATTATTTACTTaattgacctaagatgaccttgtatgaccttgatatgatcATTTGAGAAAATTGCTGTTCATTCACCAGGTTTCATGaaaatcacccaaatttcaaAACTTGTGTGAAAATCCAACTGCCTTTACTACTTTGACCTATGACCTTCAAAATGTGTCATACAAAGTTAACTTACTCCAAGTTGCATTATCGTAGATGTGAGAAAATATCAGGAAAAACCTAACCCAAATGGAACACACATTCACCCCCCCCCACCTTGTCAATGCTATCACACACATTCTTAGTGCAGAGCTTATCCATACACAATTGACAGACTGTGGTTTAATTTGTATTACAAAATTGGGGTGTTATACCCCTCTATGGCTTTGAAGCTATCTCCAACCTGTGGCATGGAGCTCCATGGTTAAGTGCGATAAGGCTCCATAGTTGGTAATGTGTATAATATGCACACTTCCATAGTTTGAATGCTGATGCAAATGCATACACACACACCctgtggcgtagcgtgggtcatcatatggggggggggcaccgaccatgattggaggGCATCGGGTCTGATTGGGTGCTCCTATGACAATACGCCACTGACATACACCCACACACTGCAGGAATACACTCTCACAACATTCCCTATGCATGGTACTAGGGGGGAAGCAAGGGGGgtaaaatgggtcattgggtgaatGTGGTTAATGAGGAAAATCAAGTTTAAAAGGGTTGCACATACAGAGATAAGTACatgtataccattttcaccctgatgtagcagtgacgTTAGTGTGCATTTAATTGGGTGCAGCTTAACAAATAGCTGGCATACACACATACGCGCTTTAAGATGCCACATTGATGCACACGAAACAGCCTCCTCagcgcattgacgtcactgccaaaacagggcaaaaaatggtatatttatatatatagtgCTCTAACATCACGATTAATATGAATGCATCTCACTATCACTCAAGAATTACAAACTTGTCTGAATGCCAGTAGTATTTATACCTTGGAAGAGGTCACTAACTGTTTGTAGCAGGTGTGTCTCAGTGAGTGAGTCAACTTTAGCTGATCCTTCAGCGATAGCATTCTCTTGTTCCTTCATCAAGCAGTCTATCAAATCTTTAACATTTTCTGTGGAGAGACAGTCAATTATCATTAAAGATCAGTACATATGGAATATGTATTCTGGGCTGGAGGGGTCTGGGTGTACTTAATTGTGTTCTGAAGTGGATAGCATGCACATGCATGAACTTTCAAAatgaccctaaacaagtattttcacATTGTTTCCATAAtaagttggtcttaaccctggaattatgaaaaaattGGACCTCAAAAGTGctgaattgttggtctaaagtatatatataaaagtataataaaacaattttggctaaataatataatattcagcatttaataactagtagtttcacgcctcacggcgatcgtataaaagtatacatatttagaatggcaaagacttgacaaaaATATTATCCATCCATCCCtcaacaaatatattttgatcCAAATATTTTCGGGCAACATAACAAAATAAATTCTTCAGtaaaatttataattaatttgtaAACACAAAATATTAATCTAGAAAgctatttgtttcatttttttttaattctgaccAACTGTGAtaaattttcactaaaaatggttgaaaaatgctaaagtttacaaacaaaattataaaaaatgcccaaatttcaaccatttttggtgtaCAAATTGCACAGAACTGATTAATTCAATACAGACTAGATGCCAgagggaatgtgaattttaaggggGAAATCCGAATTGTTTGTGGTCTTGACGGGGAATCTGAattttttacttgaaccatgagGAGGCAATGTTAAGTTTAAATGGAGAAAACACAGGggatattttttggtcaaaactcacACTCCCCTCTCTGGTGTAAATATTGAATGATCTTTGTAGGCAATCTAGAGATGGTGCCACTTACCGGGATCATATGCTTCTCTGTGAGCCTTCATTTCTTTGCCGAGCTCCATATGCCATGAATCAGCTATTTTCATGACTCCTTTGGTTCTTGGATCTGGGAAATGCTTCAGGATTGGTATAAAGTCTGCAGGTACTCCATTACCAAGTGCTCTCACCATGTCTTTGTTGAAGTCTATCCAAAACTGTAGTTTTGGATCCCCATAGGAGTAActaagtaaagaaataatttaaccccatgagaactacctgcagattggccaaaaagaagttttcattatcaattggaccaatcagcaacattgttagaataatttcaccacgcaaaacaattggagtgaattatttacaaagctccattctgattggtgattaaagtgaagatatcattaattgaccaatcagaggcaatgttagatcggcaggtagtgctcagggttaATTATTAATAACCCAGGAGAAGTGCTTGACTTTGGTTTGGGAGAGGATGTGTGGCTAGGACTCCAAAAAACTACCaaactttaaaccaaatttgacaaacaaaaacacccaaaattataccaatttttggaaaattttgcttcataatgatgaaaaattggtgttttttcaagaaaattttgaaaaaactccctttcttaaaccaaattttaaaGACATTGCGtgtcatcaataaaccaaaatagaTGAAGTACAGCTCCAATCTTAGCCACATGACTGACACTGCATCCAGAATCTGCAGCACATCCCCTTCCCCCCTCCCAGAATAATAATTCATAAATAAATTTATCCCTTGCATAAACTTGTGTCTTGACTAGCAAGTGTAGCTCATTAACCCATTGTGATGAAGAGGCTCAACGGAGATATTGGCCAAGTGGGGATCTTGTTGCAGGGTGTTAGCTAGTCATCTgtccacccatcattttggatgggcagtttgctcccgggacaggcaaaattaatgacaTACACTAAATTATACCAATAATGCTTTAATAAGATCTGTGAACTCAAAAGAGGACCAGACTAATAAAACATGCCTATTTGAACTAACTGAACAcccagaaggggcagaggtctggtttatgttttcagggtgaAAGTTTGGATGgggagttttggtgaaaatgatgggcacttgtcaaatcctagctaagaccctgtcttCTTGTATGTGCTCCCATCCAAATTAAGGCTTGAATCTCTATAAATACATGTGTACATAGCTGGCAAGCAAAACTACACAGACagtaaaaacacaatgttttgagCAGATTTTTAACAAGTGTGTggggcttcagcccccaaagCACCCCCTCTGGACACGCCACTGATACCCTATACTTACTCATGTCCAAAACACATGGTTGCTAAGATATTATATACGGCAACTCCTAGAGCCTCCTTTGGATCAAATGCTTTTCCTTCAGTTTCATCAAGAGCCCTGCTTAGCTTGGGTAAAACACTGTGAACTAGCTGATCCAAACGCTTTCCTGACGCAAAATGCCTGTATTGAAAATGTTAACACAATGGTACAAAtacaatttcagtcaaattttaattttgatatattctttgcccaaaattatgctaAATATTAGTTATACCTAtaaggttttctggtcattttaagctgaaataatgaggtaaaatgaaagaaaatcttTAAGAGAATGCTTAACTGTGATATTCTGTGTTGGATTTAATGTCTTAATTAAACcatcaattcaaaaataatttttaagccACAAACCATGGCATGGCTTGTTTAAAATTGTCAAGGGTGTGGGGATTGAAAattgttaaagtcataatgtacgatcttataatatgaatttggttaatttttttcacacctgattttttggcatatttgtaatgtttacacatgtcacaacttgcacctaaatggaatcagccaaatttcttgtgtttgtaggtaaaccgagcaaagttcgacataaagtcataattcaaagaattatgactttatgtcctcccatagaactgcatgttaaacggccaaaataacaagcagtgtttctttcactttacctcattatttcagctcaaaactaacagaaaccattcccgataattattactagtataatttcagcattttgagtatataatgacaaatttaaaatttgaaggaaatcgtacattaagcctttaagtgcTGGAATaggaacgtttgcacagtattttttgtgggatacgagagagcatatcagacatattgaattgtaaaatacgtggaatgtccttctgatatcaaataattttttgaaattggtgatataatacaaattttatggcaaattattaaaaattgatatttgtttttatttttcatatttaacaatccacgaagtaaaatttataaatctaatgatatgcacttaaagtgtatgaagctgggaagatcatttaaaaattttgacatttcatattgaagatacacatttttccccATAAGACCtactttttaggtgttttgggaaaaaaatctgtaACTTCaacacaaaaggtcaaaattttcaaatgatcatcggcttttcttcccagctacaaaatatcattagatttataaattttacttcgaggaatgtttgatgtcaaaaatatcaatttctaataatttgccataaaatttgtatcatatcagaaatttcaaaaaaatcaaaattacttcatatcagaaggatattccacatattcagaatacaatatgtctgatgtgctctcatgacccacaaaaatactgcgtaAATGTTGCCAAGCATGCAAAGGGGGGCTAATTGTTCACAAAGATTTAATACCTTGTgggtgattgattgatcgatcgattgctTGGTTGGTTGGtaggttgattgattgattgattgactgactaaCCTGATGGCACTGTGTGCAATCTTGCAATGAAGTTTCCACCTGGTACAATATGAGTTacccgattgattgattgattgatgattgactgactgactaaCCTGATGGCACTATGTGCAATCTTGCGATGAAGTTTCCACCTGATATGAGttatctgattgattgattgattgattgattgattgattgattgactaaccTGATGGCACTGTGTGCAATCTTGCGATGAAGTTTCCACCTGGGACAATATGAGGCACCTGTGATATCATTGAAGCCTTGAGAGACATACTCAActacaaaaaaacacaaaacataagAATTTTATAATCCTGTATAATACTTAGACATACAATATTCAGGCGATGGCAATCTATCAAGTGACTCATCTGTTAGGCATACTCTCTATAAAAGCTGAtaataatgctctgtgtgctagcaaTTGACACTTTGTtcaatcatctcaaaatgaggttttaCCTGCAAAGTGCATGTTGTGTATGCTTATACCGCATaagctttgcaaaagccttctgcgCACTGCTAAAAAAGCGtgcaaaataaaaatgcatttttgcacACCTGGCACTCCGGGTGGGCGTCAATCCTGGGGGTACATCCTCAAAATTTGGGGGCACAATATTaaatgtcccaacacattttAGCAACTTTAATCATAAAGTCACAAGCACATGTTCTTTATATAGAGCAAGCACAAAAATATACTTTATATTCAACCACATTTTGAGATATGTACAACCGTAACCAACAATAGTGttcaccaaatgccttcaattggggcaccattttgaaaaaaatccaacTTATCGGGGGAGAAGTGGCCCATTCCCCTCACACATCTCCTTGTATCGTTTGAGGTTTGTTCTTCTATAACCAATGGCCAGGGTAAAaatgtgcaccaaatggcttcaactgcagctttatttttttttaaacttcaacttCTCAGGGGGCAAGGGGAATGGAACAGAAAAAGAAACTGGCTACACCCCtagctgttaccatggttactagttCTCACCTGTAAACGCTTTTATCCTTCCAGCAAATTCTACAGGCTTCTTCAAAAAGGCATCCTTAGCTAGCTCAAGATTATTTAGGACAATACACCAGTTACTGCCTATCTTTATGGAAAATATGTCACCATACTTTTTGGCAATTGTGTTGAATTCTTCATGTAAAGGCCCCTTTGTCAATTCTGAAAAATACAAGACATTACACTTTGTTAAGCATATGAgcaaaataggcctacaatgatTGCAGGGGGAATACTAAATTTTGCAGAAAAATTTGCAAATTTCCCAGATTGTATAGAAAAATAGCAAATTGGACAAAAACTTTTGTATGGGAATAATTCAATAATTGCACAGAAAATTGTATCATATGGAGATTTGCATGGAAAATGTCTAGTTTCATGGGGATTTGCGCAAAGGTTTGACAACATTTCTTTGATTTAGTCACCTTAGATATACTAGAACTGTTAAAAGATAATCATCTTCGTGTGCATAGGGGGGTCATACAAATGTTCAACAGGAGAGAGAGAGGGTAAGAAATTCAACACATAGGGGTTATATCCATGCATGACCCTACTTTCAAAGAAAATGACACCCCTTAGCCTTTCATGTAGACCGGCACAGGGCCATAGCAAGATTATAAAATATGGGCTgtcatcacaaatgtggggctgCCAAAATTCAAATATATGCACAAATTGGAATAAAGATATAAAATAAGAAAGACATAACAATTTTCTCAAAACGTGGGACAGCCAtggccagggacaggcgatttgggcggaaaaaaatagcaaattatgcggaactcttttttcggtgcaaatcatgtatccctgcccataggaaaaaaatagccaattgcacgGAATTGCATGGAAAAAaggttccgcgcaaatcgcctgtccctggccaTGGCCTCCCCGGTCGCCCTGCTTGCTACGGCACTGGACCTACAAAAAGAGGATTACCTTACCAAATATATTGCCCACAATGGGTAGCGCAACTGGTCCTGGAGGAAGTCCTGCAGGTCTGCTCACATTCTTGTACCATGCATAAATCAGGAATGAGACTACCAGTAGAATGATGGTTGATGTGTTCAATGATGAGATCAAATATTCCAACATGGTGTTAAGGTTCTTACTGCTTTTGGTGAAGATGAACAATCAATATATCTCTGGAAAAAGGAACAACATTACAGCAAACATTATGAACAATAAACAACATACAATTTCAGACTCTATTAATTATCTTCAGCAGGCCCTATATATTCGCTTTGCCTGTTAACAGCCCggttgactttgtgttgtgatcatggTTCCGATGACAGTTACTAATAGTAATGTgtaccagttgacctggcaacgatcGATTCTGACAtcacactacgacagcgaatatgtATGCCCTTGCAGTATTGAATTCAACAAAAAAGTATGGTGCTCATGCCTTCGGCATGAACTAACATTCACCCCCTACCAAACTTCATCACAAAATTGGTTAATACAATTTCTTTCAAAAAGGAATGAGGAGCTGCTAACTGAGGAGGTTTGGGGTGTGGTCATCTACATGGGCATATGCCTGCCAGATGGCATAAACATGGGCGCATATTTAATATGGAATTGACAAACAAAGTGGGCAtaatatatagctattatatcgttatgaatacggcagacggccaaatccggattcgtcttttggtaaatttattttacgaatgcattacatttgaattagagaacaagggatcaatgctgtacatgatagagggcagcatatcattttttttaacggagaccagatgataacagcataaataagtaatcaaaagagggcggcaaacaaggttagttgacggtgcatcacagtacggtcaccgacggcagccgttaaaaaatcgatatgctgccctctatagatatagcattgatcccttgttctcgaattcaaatgtaatgcatgtgtaaaatgaatttaccaaaagccgaatctggattcggccgtctgccgtattcataacgatatgaccTCAAAAAATTGATTTCATGATAAAACTTAAAAGAGACATCTTTTACACAAGCATGTGCATCTGATTGAGATTGGAGTGACAGGACTGACCGGGGTACACACACACCATATCAGATCAATACATTTTCCCCCATATTGATTCCCATAGCTCTGTAGGAATCTCATCAAATCATGTGATTCCCCATTGTTCATCTGGTGTAGTACATATTCTACATCTTGACCTGAGGTGTGGCGATTCATCTTCTATCCTATATATCATGGTTGTATTTTTGCCAATGGCCTTTGGCTTCATATACCTTTGCACCATATTCCTCCAATCCATCTTTTCTGTCCTTATATTCAGTAAGATCCCTGCCATTTTCATCATACGTATCGCTTGCTTGCTAGGTCCAAATGGAGATTTTACAATACCCAGTTGCATAtgtggaaaggtttctatacaaaaatgattctcttataaaccatcatgcgcacagtttccaccttgatacattttggtccaagagctctcaagcaagcaatgaattgtctccacacagtctttaaTTACACTACACAGTtcagtgcatagcatcgtaagagctgtggagcttctagctgaaaaatgggcctctttgattgttttttgtcgaaacatcaagtgttcccttcatccaatcagaatttttttaatatcaaacaaaagctaacacttccccctaaaacacttttggtcactaggtcaacagttaacacaatttaatgttatagcaaggttaagggggtactacacccattgatttttttgtgcatttttttgcattttgtgaagaaattaccaaaaaaattggacaaagtggtatgcaaaatgaagggcaaatcttctcgttttattggtggtatcggtatcaatgtagcttacatgcttttacagatagaagccaaaaggaggtacatcactgatgatttaaattcacttcattttggaaagcttactatcaacggatttcgttaaaattttggatatgtgttgctaacacattaggaaaTAAAGTTTATATgcaaaatgggaataagtggttcctgatttcttttatgacttcatgaacttggtgctccacaactatcaaaaaggaactggttaaaatgcttctattttcaatgttgagctatattttgtatttttaacttgcgacattattgcactgaaacttaattaagccataggtaacaggttacaacaaccatactacagcaatgatgaaaaaaactgtatttcttgtcacctatacaaccatattgggtagttttccgtaagcttaagttttgtgattttggtaactattttatatttatttgtgaaatccgtctcaactaggcattctaaattgtactcaccatttacatcccaaggtatattagtatatccaccatgcacttctcgatatatatccagttaaagacagaatatcaaaattatgcctcatatgatatcacagactctcacatgtgtattcaaaattgatgcttaaatttgacctgaaccaattgacctataacctgacatacggtgacctaatagccttttcttctcctaacaactaatgactatgcatctattgtataagtgtgtatttaatttattcagtgttatatcatggtaggtattttgcatgcaccactatagattttctatagagagtataacaaaggatttaatgtattctattcatgtaccctacttgaacattttgaaaagaataaattatggtttgttatgaaacacagatctgagttactaggttacagtaaacaaaaaatatatagggttaaaatgacttactaaaatggttgaaagtcactttatatgtagatatattttataagttaaggacatgaggtgataaacatatatgtacttaataaatttgcaagaaaaaaaagaagaggggtactgatgaaaatcggggtattatatcgccttaatgtggtaaatctgttgaaagctacctatccaagcacatgttttgaccaaaatgtaggttttaaaagtcaaaacctcaaagtgtttcttacattatttttcaaattttatgtcattaaatgaaaaagcacacttatattgtccatttagacaaatccaatttcacacattcctataccttaatggctgccaaagttgggtccccgtcggctcaatcttacctaaaatgtgatgcgatcaagcagaatgagtctgatgtcgatcaaaatcaaaattcattttcaatctcattatatgagccattctcaaatctttattttgctgaaaaccccatcataattagacttatggttccagagatatagcCATTTtattgttgctcagaacaatgaaatacaaaggaagttgaatactattattgattatatctgaaaatcaatattcccgacatccgactcattttgcttgattgcatcacaaatgtgacataatgcggccttggagggtattttaaactttattgtatcacccgtgttacacgtagacaaaagaatgatgacagtttacaacacaaaagaatataacatcaatttttaagcggctttttggtgttgcggggacccaaagatggccgaccaaatcctgaccatgacttggcttgttggattcgtctatactagagtcactagaatgagcaatggccaattcctcttcaaattgcaaatcttatgcaaaaagttactattttcgcctgttttgtctgTTTTTGGTtggaaattcaatgaactatatgactttgctaaagagcacttacaaattgatatgaaatccaAGAATACTAATTTGACCTAGGATGACCTCTAATGACCTTGAATTGACCTTAAAACATAATGATGTTATTTCGACCAAGATTAATCGCAATAGGTTAAAGGTCACATGCATCTGAGTTAAACATTTAAattatgtcattttggtccatTGTTTTTGACAGCCATCATATCagagttaaagccttaatgtacgatcttttttcagaagttacctttatttttttcaaacccgattttttggcatgtttgtaatacttacacatgttctaacttaaatctatgagcaaactgtcaaattaagcctattaagctacttgcacggttccgccattatgcactatatgagggagagcctcgaactggcagcatacatgaaaggaagaattatgtaaccttacacagaacgttatgactagttcaattcccattcatgtatgctgccagttcgaggctctcccgcacatagtgcataatggcgaacctgcaagtagcttaatttgtagtaaaacgggatgattttctgttgatccgacataaaatcataattttttagattatgattttatgtcggccatgaattgcaaaccgtagtctcctacaaaactagtttagttacgctccctccacatgtggaggagcgtaactCAAACTAACCGcagaggagactaactctgaggccgcactcgctgtcctaatccaaatagtgcgagatgtttcgagtgacagaggtgaagtttatgatgttgtttc
Above is a window of Amphiura filiformis chromosome 7, Afil_fr2py, whole genome shotgun sequence DNA encoding:
- the LOC140156580 gene encoding cytochrome P450 1A1-like, whose amino-acid sequence is MLEYLISSLNTSTIILLVVSFLIYAWYKNVSRPAGLPPGPVALPIVGNIFELTKGPLHEEFNTIAKKYGDIFSIKIGSNWCIVLNNLELAKDAFLKKPVEFAGRIKAFTVEYVSQGFNDITGASYCPRWKLHRKIAHSAIRHFASGKRLDQLVHSVLPKLSRALDETEGKAFDPKEALGVAVYNILATMCFGHDYSYGDPKLQFWIDFNKDMVRALGNGVPADFIPILKHFPDPRTKGVMKIADSWHMELGKEMKAHREAYDPGKWHHL